A single Tenacibaculum sp. 190524A02b DNA region contains:
- a CDS encoding OmpH family outer membrane protein, whose protein sequence is MKHFKTLLLVAIFTVGFGGVVSAQKTAHINTDKLLAEMPATKAMKAELEKLNKTYRDDIEALYKKLEAKIKKYEAEGKTQTQEANQKRAVEVQQDRLKISQAEQAASQEMQKKYQEKTLPILKKAEDAIKAVAAEKGIIYVFDAAPGKGLIVYEKGEDIYNAVKAKLGF, encoded by the coding sequence ATGAAACATTTTAAAACGTTATTATTAGTTGCAATTTTTACAGTTGGTTTTGGTGGGGTTGTTAGCGCGCAAAAAACTGCACATATTAACACTGATAAATTGTTAGCTGAAATGCCTGCAACAAAGGCTATGAAGGCAGAATTAGAGAAATTAAACAAAACTTACCGTGATGATATCGAAGCTTTATATAAGAAACTTGAAGCTAAGATAAAGAAATATGAAGCTGAAGGAAAAACTCAAACTCAAGAAGCTAATCAAAAAAGAGCAGTAGAAGTACAACAAGATAGACTTAAAATAAGTCAAGCTGAGCAAGCTGCTAGTCAAGAAATGCAAAAAAAATATCAAGAAAAAACACTTCCTATTTTAAAGAAAGCTGAAGATGCTATTAAAGCTGTAGCTGCTGAAAAAGGAATTATTTATGTGTTTGACGCTGCACCAGGTAAAGGTTTAATCGTTTACGAAAAAGGTGAAGATATTTACAACGCAGTTAAAGCTAAATTAGGATTCTAA